The DNA segment CGCCAGTGCTCTCACTAATAAAGAAATTCAGCAGGTCTCCACCAGCACCCGCTTCTAGCTGCATCGCTGCAGATGTAAAGGGGGAAGGACCTGCTTGTGCTCTTGGCTCAGATTTGGCTTCCTTTGCCGTCTGTGTATTTCATTACGTCCTTCATATTATTAACATAGGTTGTCATAAGCTTAACTTGCCTTATTCTTtcctttacaaaacaaaaaacaaacctgcaaAGCATATATTCTCGGCTCACTTCTTAGGGAAGCTCTCTGGAAAATGAGAGTTACGCAGAAGTGGCCATGTCTCTGGGAAATATCCTGACACCATGAATCACCTCCTAGTCAAAGCTCGGCTCTTTTGATGAAATACATTGAAGTGCATTTTGCAAAGAGGATATTCTATCAGCCTCAGACCATCAAGCATTCTAGGAACTGCTCCAGTTTATCCTTCAAACTACCGAGGCAAATGGTGACCCTTTCTGAAATAACCGTTTCAtctaaaataagagaaagcaCACAGGTACGTTAACCACTTCTCAAAAATCATCTTGGCACAAAGTGTTCATGATGCGTAAGCTTCCCAGTGTCATTCTGAACACACGTGTCTCGGTCCTACGTCTATAAAGCATCGGTCAAATGACATGAAAAAcaacattttctattatttttctttacgTGTTCTTTGCTTGGGCCTCCCCATACTGAGGACTGGTTGAACTCCACATTTTTATAACCAAGgtaaaaaaaatctctgacaGCCAGGGTCTGGGGTGAGAAACAGACTCTTAGCCAAGACTAGGCAGGACCATTCCTTGGGGACAGCAACACAATagattattttgtcttgcttgaaaGCCGGAGAACCCATATAAAACGAAACCAGAATTGCTTCAGTGTACAGTACAGAAGAGAACATTGGTGGTTGGGGGACAGTTACCATGTCTAGCTATAAAACCAGATTTTAACCTGGAGGTTACGGACAGATTATAAAATGTTAACAGCTGGAGAATCTGCAAAAGATGCGTATCTACACATGGAAAGGTTACAGTTAAGAACTGCTACAACACTGTCTGTTGGCATTTAGTGAAATCTTTCCCTGATCCAGAGGTCTGCacggtggggaaaaaaaaaaaaaaaaggaaaaaacctgctCTACGgagctttttatttctccctaaACAAATGATCAAAATCAACCCACCCAACCCAACTCTGCTTGACCGTCCTCGTGGCAGAGACGCACCTCTTCGCATACCCAGCAACTGAAAAGAAGCAGGTTTTCTGCCCATCAGTGGTGTCCATCAGGTATTTACCTGGCTCTTTCAGCTTCTCGATGTTTCCACACAGTGATACAgcaaagggtcttttttttttttttttttttttttttttcgggaaaggaaaagcaggaaagTGTCAGGGAGAGGAGGGCTCCCCTGGTTCTCCCGGTGTCTCCTGCAGGTGGCTGGACCCTGGCGCAGCCCAATATCCTGGCATGAGGCTTCCTTATAGGTTTGGTGCAGTCCTGCTTTCTGCAAAGGCCAGTGAAGGTGACTTCCGAGagttcagtgcattaaggaaAACAAGCAGGaagaaacatgtttaaaaaggtaaaaaagaaaaaaaagtgcttgaaAATAATTCTCGGGGACGGATCTGGAGGGGGAAGCCCTGTGTGCGGTGTGCCCTGTCCGCTGACTCCTGCCCGGCCGGCCGCACAAAGCCCTCCAAGGTCCAGGCTCCCGAGCAGGGCCGGTGGGAAAAGCCTTTCCTTTAGGGGAAGCAACCTTTGCtgcagtggtttccaggggggaGTTGTATTCCTTGACCTGTGGCCCCTCCACCTCGGCCTCGGAGGCCTTACAACTTTTTGGCACTGTCGTGGCACGCCGCGGCCCGGAGGGTGGTGCCAGCCAAGCCCCGGCTGCTGACCCGCCGGACCAGCACTTTGGACACTGGGATTTTTGTTCTGGGCAGCTCGCTCCGGGCTGGCTGCTGGTGCACCACCGGGTGGCTGGATGGAAGGTTCGCGAGGTGCTTGATGCTGATGGGGATCTTGGAGTCCTTCAGCAAGCTTCCCGGCGTTCGCAGGGGACAGGTGACGGTGACCGGGGACACTGGCTTCAACCGGGACAAGCAGGACGTCTCCTCGCCGGCGGGCAGGGCTGCGGGGCTTCCATCGGGCTCGGCGTAGAGGTCGTAGAGCGCGTCGCCGCTGTCGCTGTCCCGGGGGAGGCCCACCTTCCTCGCGCCGTCCTCCTCGGGCCCGGGGGTGGTGGAGTCCCAGTAGCCCTCGTCGCTGTTGGGGACGCCTTCCTGCGGCTCCTTGTCCGGCTGCTTGGGCTCCTCCTTCGGCTGGAGCTCGGCGGGGATCCGCTGGACCCTCCTGCGCTTGACCGAGGACGCCTCCTTGGCCCCCTCCGCACACCTGGCGTCTTTGGGGGTCTCGGGTGGCACCTGCGCTtccggcgccgccgccgccgccgccgtggCCGCTCCCTCCTGGGGCCCCTGTCCCTGGTCCTCGGTCTGGGAGAGCATGTCCCAGAACTCCTGCACGTAGGAGTCGTCCGCCTCGGCCGGGCTCGCCAtctcctccccgcctccctgGTAGGCCACCACGCCGGGGGGCTTTTTGGCGGGGCCCGGCTGGCCCGGCCCGGGGGCATGCTTGGCACAGCTGGGCCCTGCCTCGTCCTCGGGGTCTGCGATAATATCTCCGCAGCCTGTAAGAGAGTCAAAGCTTTTCAGTGAAGTCACGtcagaaaacatcagacaaatacGATCGGCCGATGGGTCGGAGGGCGGATCGACCGAGGAAGGGTCGGGGGCGGCGGGCGCGCGGCCGCCTTCGGAGTCGGCCGGCTGGGCAGTCTCGGCCGGCGCGGCCCCGGGCCCGGCGGCGTCCTCGGCCGG comes from the Sus scrofa isolate TJ Tabasco breed Duroc chromosome 11, Sscrofa11.1, whole genome shotgun sequence genome and includes:
- the AMER2 gene encoding APC membrane recruitment protein 2 isoform X2; the encoded protein is METGGRGAAVSGGRAAAGGCRRKARAAAGTLAADMDLHCDRAAEPPAAEPPSGKINKAAFKLFKKRKPGGTMPSIFGVKNKGDGKGAGLVRSRTHDGLAEALVLEGGRREEPRAGSGDGARPGPAAPRAAPGGAGSAAGASVAKSHSFFSLLRKNGRPESGRAEQADAGPAAGRQKRGLRGLLGGVRWRRKDRRPKDAAPAGRAGAPGELARPGSLTASLECVKEEAPAAAREPHRPGADARPEPAGCGDIIADPEDEAGPSCAKHAPGPGQPGPAKKPPGVVAYQGGGEEMASPAEADDSYVQEFWDMLSQTEDQGQGPQEGAATAAAAAAPEAQVPPETPKDARCAEGAKEASSVKRRRVQRIPAELQPKEEPKQPDKEPQEGVPNSDEGYWDSTTPGPEEDGARKVGLPRDSDSGDALYDLYAEPDGSPAALPAGEETSCLSRLKPVSPVTVTCPLRTPGSLLKDSKIPISIKHLANLPSSHPVVHQQPARSELPRTKIPVSKVLVRRVSSRGLAGTTLRAAACHDSAKKL
- the AMER2 gene encoding APC membrane recruitment protein 2 isoform X1 encodes the protein METGGRGAAVSGGRAAAGGCRRKARAAAGTLAADMDLHCDRAAEPPAAEPPSGKINKAAFKLFKKRKPGGTMPSIFGVKNKGDGKGAGLVRSRTHDGLAEALVLEGGRREEPRAGSGDGARPGPAAPRAAPGGAGSAAGASVAKSHSFFSLLRKNGRPESGRAEQADAGPAAGRQKRGLRGLLGGVRWRRKDRRPKDAAPAGRAGAPGELARPGSLTASLECVKEEAPAAAREPHRPGADARPEPAGELAAGEPEPAPACAPGEGAAGPGRAERPRAAPEPRAGEGRPAEDAAGPGAAPAETAQPADSEGGRAPAAPDPSSVDPPSDPSADRICLMFSDVTSLKSFDSLTGCGDIIADPEDEAGPSCAKHAPGPGQPGPAKKPPGVVAYQGGGEEMASPAEADDSYVQEFWDMLSQTEDQGQGPQEGAATAAAAAAPEAQVPPETPKDARCAEGAKEASSVKRRRVQRIPAELQPKEEPKQPDKEPQEGVPNSDEGYWDSTTPGPEEDGARKVGLPRDSDSGDALYDLYAEPDGSPAALPAGEETSCLSRLKPVSPVTVTCPLRTPGSLLKDSKIPISIKHLANLPSSHPVVHQQPARSELPRTKIPVSKVLVRRVSSRGLAGTTLRAAACHDSAKKL